Proteins encoded within one genomic window of Acinetobacter sp. YWS30-1:
- a CDS encoding IS4-like element ISAbe18 family transposase, producing MSHQNTVFHELIKPVVRQDFEQLAKVHHVGQKFRAASRWDQFIAILMSQFSCRQSLRDIQSNLECQQEKLSHLGAKSIPRSTLARINEQQPAALYQQLFYKLLKYYDHSKVAHKFRFKNPLYSLDASHIDLSLSLCEWAKVHDSKASMKLSIGLNHSNDIPEFVAVENGKENDMVQGRKFQFPAGSIVVFDKGYVDYQWYANLTAQNIGFVTRFRPKSVYQVIQQHPVLESKGILKDETIQLNSAHALKRKAPVLRRIEYRDQQSGKHFSFLSNNFHLAASTIAAIYKDRWKVELFFKAIKQNLKLKAFLGRSRNAIQTQIWIAMIAYLLVSFAQHLGKTGWTVQRLLRIIQVNLFERRTLKALFSPDKIPIKQEEAHLGFLL from the coding sequence TTGTCACATCAGAATACCGTATTTCATGAGCTAATTAAACCTGTTGTGCGACAGGATTTTGAACAACTTGCTAAAGTACACCATGTTGGACAGAAATTTAGAGCGGCTTCCCGGTGGGATCAGTTTATTGCCATATTAATGTCTCAATTCTCTTGTAGGCAAAGTCTGAGAGATATTCAATCCAATTTGGAGTGCCAACAGGAAAAGCTAAGTCATCTCGGAGCAAAGTCTATTCCCCGAAGCACGCTGGCACGAATCAATGAGCAGCAGCCTGCTGCCTTGTATCAACAGCTATTTTACAAGTTGCTTAAATACTATGACCACTCAAAAGTCGCTCATAAATTTCGCTTTAAGAATCCCTTGTATTCCTTGGATGCCAGTCATATTGACCTGTCGCTTTCCTTATGTGAATGGGCCAAAGTTCACGACTCAAAAGCCAGCATGAAACTCAGTATAGGATTGAATCACAGCAATGATATTCCTGAGTTTGTTGCAGTTGAAAATGGCAAAGAAAATGACATGGTACAAGGCCGCAAATTCCAGTTTCCTGCTGGCAGCATTGTAGTTTTTGATAAAGGCTATGTCGATTACCAATGGTATGCAAATCTGACTGCTCAAAACATTGGATTTGTCACACGTTTTAGGCCTAAATCTGTGTATCAGGTGATCCAGCAACATCCAGTGCTTGAATCCAAAGGTATTCTAAAAGATGAAACCATTCAGCTGAATAGCGCACATGCCCTAAAAAGAAAAGCCCCAGTGTTAAGAAGAATTGAATATAGAGATCAGCAAAGTGGCAAGCACTTTAGCTTTCTCAGCAATAACTTTCATTTAGCCGCCTCCACCATTGCGGCGATTTATAAAGATCGTTGGAAAGTTGAGCTGTTCTTTAAGGCGATTAAGCAGAATCTCAAATTAAAAGCGTTTCTAGGCCGCAGCAGGAACGCAATTCAGACACAAATCTGGATTGCGATGATCGCCTATTTATTGGTGAGTTTCGCTCAACATTTAGGAAAAACAGGTTGGACAGTTCAACGTTTACTCAGAATAATTCAAGTGAATTTGTTTGAAAGAAGAACTTTAAAAGCTTTATTTTCACCCGATAAAATACCCATAAAACAAGAGG